A single region of the Panulirus ornatus isolate Po-2019 chromosome 17, ASM3632096v1, whole genome shotgun sequence genome encodes:
- the LOC139754605 gene encoding uncharacterized protein, translating into MTEARAGGREWQCQLATPGERLAYLRHAGHLSDLTITFPGHTTIIQAHRWLLAMCSPVFEAMLYGPLAEGEVLALPGDPPYAFEWLLDHMYRNETHLPGVEMALQVYQLAVKYQMDPLCRLCSRYLIEGVTAENFTNVYGMATLLGDEQLLARCGEVLAVSSDEVLASQDLCVLGRASFLQLLQHEDLVASSEALVFRAVVAWGREHVKTRGEGEEPKSQPHHPVQDDPLPQASAVGGAAVATAELDESPRSSLNQKVKQFLPQIKMSYERAMLSSPGQATDEVCALRSEDTPCMKNSVKEESLPRRQKPWAPGEEPSDKALRNVVDEFLLHVRFLNMTTDEFVEHVMSCGILTSEESVSLLLNIKSIDDVPLPWFAMSSARDARKNRQKSADLMFCQDHYIVNEQEILREFKVSMSVYMSQMTAPGVTSVMDSVVKILSSSREPVGIGRWRGIGCKFDHPVKLLAGETYSVVVEQAYGSCAGCQCQVSSEHDGIHFSGKTLGLTPVFIEYWEAA; encoded by the exons atgACGGAGGCAAGAGCTGGGGGACGGGAGTGGCAGTGTCAGCTGGCCACTCCAGGGGAACGCCTGGCCTACCTGCGTcacgctggccatctctccgacctCACTATTACCTTCCCcggccacaccaccatcatccag GCCCATCGCTGGCTGCTGGCCATGTGTTCCCCGGTGTTTGAGGCCATGCTTTATGGCCCGCTGGCCGAGGGAGAGGTCCTGGCCCTTCCCGGGGACCCTCCTTATGCCTTCGAGTGGCTGTTGGACCATATGTACCGCAACGAGACCCATCTGCCGGGGGTGGAGATGGCTCTACAGGTGTACCAGCTGGCCGTCAAGTACCAGATGGACCCCCTGTGCCGCCTTTGTTCACGG tatttgatCGAGGGAGTGACGGCGGAGAACTTCACCAACGTGTATGGTATGGCGACACTACTGGGGGACGAGCAGCTGCTGGCACGCTGTGGCGAG GTGTTGGCAGTGTCCTCAGACGAGGTGTTGGCATCTCAGGACTTATGTGTACTGGGACGTGCCTCCTTCCTGCAGCTGCTCCAGCATGAGGATCTAGTCGCCTCGTCAGAAGCCCTGGTGTTCCGTGCTGTGGTCGCCTG GGGAAGGGAGCATGTGAagacgaggggtgagggagaagaacCCAAGAGCCAGCCTCACCATCCAGTCCAGGATGATCCTCTCCCTCAGGCATcagcagtaggaggagcagcagtagcaaccgCTGAGCTGGACGAAAGCCCGAGGTCAAGTCTGAATCAGAAAGTGAagcagtttctccctcaaatcaaGATGAGTTACGAGAGAGCGATGCTGAGCAGCCCTGGTCAAGCAACAGATGAGGTGTGTGCCTTGAGGAGTGAAGACACACCATGTATGAAGAACTCGGTCAAAGAAGAGTCCCTCCCTCGTAGACAGAAACCGTGGGCACCAGGCGAGGAGCCAAGTGATAAGGCCCTTCGGAATGTGGTAGATGAATTCCTGCTTCACGTACGTTTCCTGAATATGACGACGGACGAATTTGTAGAGCATGTGATGTCCTGTGGCATCCTGACGAGCGAGGAGAGCGTGTCTCTCCTTTTGAACATAAAAAGCATTGATGATGTCCCGCTACCATGGTTCGCAATGTCGAGCGCAAGAGACGCCAGAAAAAATAGACAGAAATCGGCCGATCTGATGTTCTGTCAAGACCACTACATCGTCAATGAACAGGAAATTCTCCGAGAGTTCAAAGTGTCCATGAGTGTATACATGAGCCAGATGACAGCCCCTGGGGTGACCAGTGTGATGGACTCGGTCGTGAAGATTTTATCGTCTTCGAGAGAGCCAGTTGGCATTGGACGCTGGCGGGGAATCGGCTGCAAATTTGATCACCCCGTGAAGCTATTGGCCGGTGAGACTTACTCTGTCGTAGTGGAACAAGCATACGGGTCTTGTGCGGGATGCCAGTGTCAAGTGTCCAGTGAACATGATGGGATACACTTCAGCGGTAAGACTCTGGGCCTCACTCCTGTCTTTATCGAGTACTGGGAGGCGGCCTAG